The Rhopalosiphum maidis isolate BTI-1 chromosome 2, ASM367621v3, whole genome shotgun sequence genome segment tattttacaattttttattgcatacaaaTCCTAACCctgcttataataattaagaaaaagtatgttagaatataatttatagaaaatagtatttcatttaaaacataCTATGTAACGAGTTTCAATTTTTCTACCTGTAAATgagatatgtataaaaatgtgaaatattcaaatatatcattaaacaataattgcaAGTGAATTAATGTactcaaatttcaaattcaattcGGCACGGGTTAACATTAATAGATCGACTCTAAACTTTTTGCACCTCGTTTTTTCTTGTATATACACAAATTCAGTGAGACTGGAGAAATATTGAGATTGATTAATAAGGGACACtcaaacacattatatattttatatacatttcatagTTTCATACATACACTATATACACATAGTTACAAAGTTACAGATGTTGCAAactctaatatattatgtacattttcatttaatacgaataatattattcggatctatttaaaatttctcactctggtattgatatatatatatacatacattttacagaGTACCTACCCATTCAATGAACATAGCAATTTTTCCTTTATGCCACGACATTTCTcaattacctatacatttcaAGAAAATAGTATGgagttgtaattattatatatataatataactgtttcCGACACTGGACGGGGTTAGGCTAATTAGGTACTTAAGTAATTTGTAATTggtaattgattataaaatcaattgatGTTGATGAAATTTGTAATCGTTATAATGAATTACATAGTACTCGGTGTACTGAGCGTACACATATAACTTATAGAGGATATACCTTaagttttatcaaatatatgtgCGAATTcgcttattgtttattgttcgTCGAAAtgtaagattttattataattttattttaatataattatacacttgTAATAAAACGTCGACGCGATCATCAGTCGTCCGAACCGAAGACCATCTCGAACAACGGCCGTACGACGGCGTCGAGCACGTACGCGGACCCGTTGTCCCGGATCGGCACGGAACACCAGACGAAAAACCACGTCCGGCACATCTGGTACAGCGGCACGAACCGCAACACCGGCCGGCACAGCGATTCGACGATCAGCACCGCGGCGAACGTCATCCAGTACGCGAACCTCTCGTTGCGGGCCTCGTCGGCGGCGGACACGCGGTCGTACTTGCGCCACACCGGCGGCGAGACGGTCGCCGACACCGTGGCCACCGCCGGCAAGACGAGCGCGAACACGTTGCTCATCAGTTCCGCGGTGGGCTCGAACATGAACAGCACCGATGCGACCAGTACGACGCACAGCAGCACGCGGAACCTGGGCAAACCGGTCAGCGCCTCGGCCCACACGAA includes the following:
- the LOC113552630 gene encoding receptor expression-enhancing protein 5-like, which translates into the protein MARLTKVELVRGVIGDALNDRSKPWHAAFVWAEALTGLPRFRVLLCVVLVASVLFMFEPTAELMSNVFALVLPAVATVSATVSPPVWRKYDRVSAADEARNERFAYWMTFAAVLIVESLCRPVLRFVPLYQMCRTWFFVWCSVPIRDNGSAYVLDAVVRPLFEMVFGSDD